The Henckelia pumila isolate YLH828 chromosome 2, ASM3356847v2, whole genome shotgun sequence genome includes a window with the following:
- the LOC140879978 gene encoding UDP-glycosyltransferase TURAN, translating to MPPRNRAAVVVLGDIGRSPRMQYHALSLARQGFLEVDIVAYGGSDPHTSLLENKSIHIHKVPQGPTVPQTFPKILRPLILIFKPIVQFIMLLWYLCIKIPAPDVFIVQNPPSVPTLVVVKWASWLRHSAFIVDWHNFGYTLLALSLGRSSQFVAVYRWIEKHFGKMAHGSLCVTRAMQHELAQNWGIKATVLYDQPPEFFRPALLDERHNLFCRISKSINQPYGLRDCIISGSTGPDGSYPNTTPFTTQIDSDISLKENRPALIVSSTSWTPDEDFSILLEAAVMYDRRVAALLHEDDSIGDETVWEEIHSGKQFVYPRLLFIITGKGPEKEKYEKKLKKLSLKRVAFRTMWLSAEDYALLLGSADLGVCLHTSSSGLDLPMKVVDMFGCGLPVCAVSYSCIKELVETGKNGLLFSSSSELADELMMLFEGFPHRCDALQSMRASLMERISSSRWATEWEENAKPLIHRVISENSS from the exons ATGCCGCCGAGAAATAGGGCCGCAGTGGTGGTCCTTGGTGATATTGGTCGCAGCCCGAGAATGCAATACCATGCTCTTTCTCTTGCTCGGCAG GGTTTTCTAGAGGTTGATATTGTTGCATACGGAG GTTCGGATCCCCACACTTCATTGTTAGAGAACAAATCTATCCATATTCACAAAGTG CCACAAGGGCCTACAGTTCCTCAaacttttccaaaaattctTCGTCCCTTAATACTTATTTTCAAGCCTATTGTTCAATTCATCATGCTGCTGTGGTATCTTTGTATAAAGATACCTGCCCCTGATGTTTTCATTGTGCAG AATCCACCTTCAGTTCCTACGCTAGTGGTTGTGAAGTGGGCCAGTTGGTTGAGACATTCTGCATTCATTGTGGATTGGCATAATTTTGGATACACACTACTTGCCCTGTCCCTTGGAAGGAGTAGTCAATTTGTAGCTGTATATCGATG GATAGAGAAGCACTTTGGCAAGATGGCCCATGGTTCTTTGTGTGTGACTAGAGCTATGCAACATGAATTGGCTCAGAACTGGGGTATAAA GGCCACAGTTTTGTATGATCAACCTCCTGAATTTTTCCGGCCAGCTTTGCTTGATGAGAGGCATAAT TTATTTTGCAGGATTagtaaaagcatcaatcaaccgTATGGTCTTCGAGATTGCATAATTAGTG GATCAACAGGACCAGATGGCAGTTATCCTAATACAACTCCATTTACAACTCAGATTGACAGTGATATCTCTTTGAAGGAAAACAGACCCGCTCTAATTGTTAGTAGTACAAGCTG GACTCCGGATGAAGATTTTAGTATTCTTCTGGAAGCTGCTGTTATGTATGATAGGCGTGTTGCAGCACTATTACATGAGGACGATTCAATTGGGGATGAAACTGTTTGGGAAGAAATTCATTCTGGAAAGCAATTTGTTTACCCTAGGTTGTTGTTTATCATCACTG GCAAAGGACCTGAAAAGGAAAAGTATgagaaaaaattaaagaaacttAGTCTCAAACGCGTCGCATTCCGCACCATGTGGTTGTCTGCAGAGGATTATGCATTGCTTCTTG GTTCTGCGGACTTGGGCGTCTGCCTCCACACATCCTCATCGGGGTTGGATCTACCGATGAAG GTTGTGGATATGTTTGGCTGTGGACTGCCTGTCTGTGCTGTTTCTTATTCTTG CATCAAGGAGCTGGTAGAAACTGGAAAGAATGGCCTCCTTTTCTCGTCATCTTCAGAACTTGCTGATGAACTCATG ATGCTGTTTGAGGGTTTCCCTCACAGATGTGATGCTTTGCAATCGATGAGGGCGAGTTTGATGGAAAGGATATCTTCATCTAGATGGGCAACAGAATGGGAGGAGAATGCCAAGCCCTTAATTCATCGG GTTATCTCTGAGAACTCCAGCTGA